Proteins found in one Zea mays cultivar B73 chromosome 1, Zm-B73-REFERENCE-NAM-5.0, whole genome shotgun sequence genomic segment:
- the LOC103636270 gene encoding uncharacterized protein — MDPHRLTGPAASDADDADDWDNDDFVIPSFSVEESDIGDWEASRATDPQPPPKPSKDTENIYLGPHGAPPSRAKKAEDTWATAGYREKNNKAREAEQKAFGTGRNSKGGNTGEFHRHNGGSHGKDPYKRSA; from the exons ATGGATCCGCACCGGCTGACCGGCCCCGCCGCGTCCGACGCCGACGATGCCGATGACTGGG ATAATGATGACTTTGTGATCCCAAGTTTTAGTGTTGAAGAATCTGATATCGGTGACtgggaagcttcacgggctaccgaTCCTCAACCACCTCCAAAG CCCAGCAAAGATACAGAGAACATATATCTTGGACCACACGGAGCACCGCCATCTCGAGCGAAGAAGGCAGAGGATACTTGGGCTACGGCTGGGTACCGTGAGAAGAACAACAAAGCGAGGGAAGCTGAGCAGAAGGCCTTTGGAACTGGGCGGAACAGCAAAGGGGGCAACACAGGAGAATTCCATCGCCACAATGGTGGCAGCCATGGCAAGGACCCCTACAAGAGATCTGCTTAA